The proteins below are encoded in one region of Pirellulales bacterium:
- a CDS encoding amidase: protein MTVPELPTIHAASEQLRAGRLTSLELVETCLATIDRFEPRIRAWVTVDAEGARAQAQQLDEELRAGRRRGPLHGIPIGIKDIINVAGWPTLAGSRLRAGNVASQDAAVVARLRAAGAVILGKTVTTEFASFDPPPTHNPWNLARTPAGSSSGSAAAVAMGMCVAAMGSQTGGSITRPAAYCGVAGCKPSYGRVSLNGIVPLAFQLDHPGPLAQDVADLAIMLTAIAGFDASDPCCVDIPLADYTTEPARESPPRLGLLTGFFAEAASADVQHEIANAVNTLRSAGAVIDEVLPPASFADVIVNHRRIMAVEAATYHRGNFPARRAEYGPQVGSLLDEGRAATAIDYAAALAHRVHFTRDMEALVMQYDALLTPAATTTAPGPETTGDPRFNAPWSYVGLPTVCFPCGLAADGLPVGLQFIGRRWGEGPLLSTSQWCEQEIGFQGRPPLLAE, encoded by the coding sequence GCAGCGAGCGAGCAATTGCGCGCCGGCCGGCTCACGTCTTTGGAGCTGGTGGAAACGTGCTTAGCGACCATCGACCGCTTCGAGCCGCGTATCCGCGCTTGGGTCACGGTCGACGCCGAAGGAGCCCGCGCCCAAGCACAGCAGCTGGACGAAGAGTTGCGCGCCGGCCGTCGCCGCGGACCTCTGCACGGCATACCCATCGGCATCAAGGATATTATCAACGTGGCAGGCTGGCCGACACTGGCAGGTTCGCGATTGCGCGCGGGGAATGTTGCTTCGCAGGATGCGGCCGTCGTGGCACGGCTGCGCGCCGCGGGCGCGGTCATTCTGGGCAAGACAGTCACGACCGAGTTTGCCAGCTTCGATCCACCTCCGACGCACAACCCGTGGAATCTTGCGCGGACACCGGCCGGTTCGAGCAGTGGCTCGGCGGCGGCTGTGGCGATGGGGATGTGCGTTGCCGCCATGGGTTCCCAAACCGGTGGCTCGATCACGCGCCCGGCGGCGTATTGCGGCGTTGCCGGTTGCAAGCCGAGCTACGGGCGCGTCAGCCTCAACGGCATCGTGCCGCTGGCCTTTCAGCTCGATCATCCGGGGCCGCTGGCGCAAGACGTGGCTGACCTGGCGATCATGTTGACGGCGATCGCGGGTTTCGACGCCAGCGATCCTTGCTGCGTCGACATTCCGCTGGCTGATTATACGACCGAACCGGCCCGCGAGTCGCCGCCGCGATTGGGGCTGCTGACCGGATTCTTTGCCGAGGCGGCTTCGGCCGACGTCCAGCACGAAATTGCCAACGCTGTGAACACGTTGCGCAGCGCAGGCGCCGTGATCGACGAAGTACTGCCGCCGGCCAGCTTTGCCGATGTGATTGTCAATCACCGCCGCATCATGGCGGTGGAGGCGGCCACATACCATCGCGGAAACTTTCCGGCGCGGCGGGCAGAATACGGACCGCAAGTGGGTTCACTTTTGGACGAGGGGCGTGCTGCGACGGCGATCGATTATGCCGCGGCGCTGGCGCACCGCGTCCATTTCACGCGCGATATGGAAGCATTGGTGATGCAATACGACGCGCTGCTGACGCCGGCTGCCACGACCACGGCCCCGGGACCGGAAACCACCGGCGACCCACGCTTCAATGCGCCGTGGAGTTATGTAGGACTTCCCACGGTCTGTTTTCCGTGCGGCCTGGCCGCCGACGGATTGCCGGTGGGCCTGCAGTTCATCGGCCGCCGCTGGGGCGAAGGCCCCTTGTTGTCGACCTCGCAATGGTGCGAGCAAGAAATTGGCTTTCAGGGCCGGCCCCCGCTGCTCGCCGAATAG